In the genome of Lactuca sativa cultivar Salinas chromosome 3, Lsat_Salinas_v11, whole genome shotgun sequence, the window ACTTGGGAGGATCTTTGATTTCATGGAAAAGTAAGAAACAAAGAACGGTATCCAGATCTTCCATTAAATCTGAATACCATGCATTAGGTTATGTTTACTTGTGAAGTTTAATGGATTTTGAAAGTGTTATTTGATCTTGGTCATAAAGGTTTAACTCTTGTTAGTATATTTTATGACAATGAGCCTACTATCATATTAGCATTAAATATTGAATTTcgtgaaaaaaaaacattttgaaatAAATGTGTACTTTGTTAGAGAAAAGAATGAAAATGGTATATTAAAAGTTGTCAAAATTGACTCTTCACATCAAAATGCCGATATTTTGACAAAATCATTAACTTCTTTTCAACATGATTTTTTATCTAGTCGTCTTGGTGTTATTaatattttttccaaaaaataatgatatgtttttaatgATAAGTTTGAGAGGGGGTGTTGAAAGTAATAAAGGTTTTGAAAACTTATCACTCCAAACTTATTTGTTATTTATTCTTGTTTAAGGGTTGTATGGTAAGTTGTTAGTTTGTTGTGGGATTTTTTGTATTCTTTTATATGCAGGTATAGAATCACACAGGTTTATGGATCCAAACTCAATGAATGGGTGGTTCATGGGTCATCCTGTGACCCAGTTATCTATTGTTGTCTTTAGGTCATTTGAGAGACATCACAGTTTAGATCATTTTAGATATTTTATCTCGTCTCTCTTAACTCATCTCAGTTAGGGTTTTCATAGATTGTTTATGGTTCGCTCTGTATTATGAAAATCTTTGGTATAAATCTGTGTGTTGAGTGTTTTATGTAGTAAGTTTTCCTTTGTATATGTTGATGTAAAACAATctggtttatagtgaataaactgATCATGATGGGAAACAAATGAGTTCATACTTTCGTATTGTTACACATACGGAAATAGATTTACGTAGGAATCACAAACAAAAGAGTAAAAAGGAAAAGGTCATGATAATACATACCACTGTCACAATAAGGAGAATGTTAGAGAATTAGGGAATTAGAATAACAATATGTATTACTAGGATTGAATCAAGGATTGGTTTTAAACACTTTCGTCAATTTAGAATTCATCCCTTTTCCCAGGGTACACAAATTCAGAAGTGAGATAATCCAAGAATAAAACTAGTTCGAATTGCAGGCCTAATTCAAAATGAGAAACACATAATACCTTTGCTTGATGTGTTCTTGAAAGATAGATCAAATCTTAATGAAATATTTTAAGTGTATATTTTGTAACTCGTTTTCTGGAACATGAAAAATGTTCTTCTACAAGAGGGAAAGTAGTTAATAGTGGTTACATGCAGATTTGGCATGAAAATAGGTAGTTATTGGACATAACCAACACCTGCATCATCATGATGCCATCAAGTGAGTTTTTGTTAGGAAAATGCATGGTTGTAGTCATACCCGATATGGAAATCCATTTACGTTTAAGGGAAGCACCCGAAGCCTTGAAGTGCGTTGCCCCTTGACCACATTCACTGACCGATCAGTCGAACCAGCACCATTGGCTCTTCCCCTTATACCCCGCTAGGGGCGCTACTCCTAGACCCCGCCAAGCGGCTCTACCCCTTGGACCCTGCTAGGCACGATTCATCCGGATCCCCGTATCCCGAGCTCATATTTATCACTCTGAGTGTGCACCCCGCACCTCCAAAGTCGTTGAGTGAAATAGAACTCATCCTATCTCAATATTAGTAACAACCACATTAAAACatgttgataacactaaaatcacTAACAAAGAAGTTTTATGCGATAATTGTAATCCCTTCAAAATTTtgcataatttaaattaaacatctTTTAGAAAAGTATTTGAATCTTCCTTTAAGCATAGAAAAAATTAAGGGGAGCTAAAATAATGATATTGGGGAAAACCTATATGGATATAAAGTTTTTTATGTACACTTATCGAAATGCAGAAAAGAAAAAGATGTAACACATGTGTCACATGAAAATGAGAAGTCTCCAAAGAGGTCAATATTTATTGTCAAGAAAATGAAATTTATGAGAGAAACTAAACAAGGATAGGTGAGAAATAGGAGGTGGTAAGGTCAGATGAGGCAGAGTACCTTTGTTGTGGAGTAGAGGCGGATATGAGCGGATAAATAAAAGGACAATCAGTGGCGGCCGTAGAAACTTTCGGTAATAGTGGCATTAAAACCAATTTTCGACTAAATGTAAAATAACAGTGGCACTAATTTTAAAAGAGGTTGCACCTTAATAGAAAAATAATTTTATTGCACTAATGTGTTGAATCGCAGTAGTGGCTCAGGACCTCCCAAGAACCACTTAGGTTCGCCCCTAGGGACGACGTTTTACGATACAAggattgtgttatttatgagacAGATGGAGGAAGAGAGAAGCATGTGATGGTAATGTCTCCTTAGTTGTTAGTAGAGATGACAATGAGTCAATCTGGGTTGGGTTCAGGTTCAATATGTTTATTCATTGGATTTAATATTCCAATCCAACCCAACATGTTTATTTAAATGGTTTGATATTTCCAACCTAACCCAACCTTTCAAAAAAATGGGTTATCATCCGATTGACTTTTTTATACAGTTTCTAACCCAACCTATTCAACAAATAGCTTAAACCCGGGTTAAAccttttaaaactaaaaaaaaaggtAAATAAATTAACAAAATATTACACACTCTTTCTAAAAAAAGAGATTACATTACTTAAATTAGTTTCAATCttaaataaaatttgaaattacgAAAAAACACAATCATAATTCACAAACACAAATAAAttgttcaaataacattaaaaatatttaatttcgaAGTACTAAGAACTATAGGGCACCTTCTAGAATGTTTCTAGAAGTTGTCTCTTTATGAGCCTTTCACAGAGTTTCTAGAGATCTTATATAATCTTTCTAGAAGTGACTATTCTAGAGGGAAAATAAAGTACAAAATATTTATGAATAAGGCGAGTCGTTACATCTAGTTTTTCAAGAGAGGTAGATAGAGATGAAAGGATGAGAATTGGAAGGATAGAAGTGAAGAGAACATATATAGTAGTAAATGTCTTAAAGGGAATGGAGATGGTGGGAGGTTTGTAAGAAGAGGAATAGCTCAATAACTATGGCAAAAAGAACTGGTTGGGAAAGCACATAGTGGCCAAAAtagtaaaacataatattttgatACCAAAATATAAAATCAATTATATGTATCGACCaaacatgtaatttactctaaaatttcATTTAACCACTCAACTTTTGTTCTCATATTTATAtcatttatataaaatttaaaaatagaaaaaaatatacaaaatgaTCACCCTATGACTTGTATCAAAAGCTTAGCGAATAACCAACATCCAACATGTCTTTCTATAAATACATTCTCTCACCGAATAACAATCACCCAACATGTCTTTCTATAAATACATTATATATGTGATATGTCAAAAAGTTTGTATCAGGGAACTGATTTTTCACAACAAAATTTTTCAATACATAATAATATGTGTTTTAAGATATTGTATTGTACAACTCGATAAAACATAAATTGTTTTGTATGAAGAAAAATTTATGTATACGGAGAAAAATTATTGTGTACAAATCACTTCCCTATTAAAGATAAGAAATGATTGACGATTGAAAGTCGTATCTACGTTCCATTTGGTACCCAATAAGTTCCATTTGGTATCCAATAAGTAAATACTTGGCGGGTTTATGGGAACACCTAAAGGTATTAAGACTACTCCATTGGTGACCATTTTTTCCAGTTAGTTCGTCAAAAATGGATTAAAAGAAcatgaaaaataaagaaaaatggtCAACTAAAGACGGAAAGGGTTGGTCCACCAAACTTAGTAGTTACCTTTTGTCTTGGACTTTCAATTGTTTTTTgtctttttcttttcttaaataaatcttataaatattaatttaagttttatctttttaaaaataaaaataaaaaatagacccatatttataattttttttctctaAAAATAAAGTTTATATTGATATGTTTTTGTATAGTTCTAATTATTTTATAATACTAAAATGTTTTTTgtctttttcttttcttaaataaatcttataaatattaaattaagttttatctttttaaaaataaaaataaaaaatagacccatatttataatttttttttctctaaaaATAAAGTCTATATTGATATGTTTTTGTATAGTTCTGATTATTTTATAATACTAAAATGTTGGATTGGTTTGAGTTGTTAATACACTTGATAAATTCTTTTTTGGTTGGTTAGGTATATAGatgaaaaagaaaatatattttaataaatagttAAGTTGACTTTAGTTATGAATATGAATAATCTAAATATCTTATTTATGATCTTAATACGTTAAAATTTACCTGTTGGAATTTTAAAATCCGATCTCAATCtcttgaaaaatgattttaatattttaataatttcAATATCTAACAACATCAAGAGAATTTTAATGTCCAACAAAAATTACATAAATTTAATTATCACCATAAAAAATCATATTATCCAAATTTCATGATAAATTAATCAAGAACATTATTCTATATACTAAAAACTATATTTACATTTTTCATGAATTAAATACTAACTTCTAacacattttatttttaatatcacATATAATATTGTAAAACAAATTAGAAATCATAAGTCGTAATCAATGATGTAAAAATCGCTAGGCGTAACTAGTTGATCATTTGAGGTTAAAAGATTAGTCGACCTAGACTGAAGTTATCGGGGACCCTAATTTAtagaataatttatttaaaaatgaataacCATCACCAAATAGCAAAGTCTAATCTATTTGATGTTAAATACACATCCAATATTATAAAAACAAGAAATTAGGGCATTTAATTTACCATTCATATATTTTCATtctttagttttatttatttatttattcatatctaTGGacatgttttgattttttttttttttttttttttttttttgataattttgACCATTTATGTTTTTGATTTTGGCCAATTTGAGAATGTAATTATGCATTAACTCTTGAAAATATATAGCCACCAAACCTAAACCTTAATACCACCTTTGATCTCGTTACGATGGGAGCCTCCTGGTAAATCTATGAAATTACGTAGAAAAGATCTACGGTTGAAAACCTGATATGCCAAAAATATTATTTGTGCTCCGCAATTTGATAGAATATAATGATATTTAAAACATGATCGATACGCACCATCCATATGATGCAATCTATTATTTTTTTTGATATCACCTTTGTTTTATCAGCATATTTACATTTAAACTTTGAATTCTAGCAAAATCATcacatataattttaaaaaaatttaaaatagttTCACCTCCCAAGTGAAACTCTATCTCTTTACTCTATTTTTACTAATACAAAAATTGGTATTAGCACGAGCCGTTTGGAAACATTTGAGATCTTTTAGCTTCTAGTGTTCGACAAAACGGTCCATTTTACACACCTGTTTGTCAGTACAAGCTTCTACCATTTAGTTTAAACATATGATTTTAAATTCAAATGCTACTTCACGTAGTATTTAACAAATCACTACCACTTATAAGCTATCCGTTACCATTAGTTTTGACGAACAcatccaaaataaaaataaaattttatataaatattctCCTATTTTTTGTTCCTACATATCATCTACCAAATTAAATTAAATGATAACATGTGTAACATgcttatttaattaaatttaatgatattttaaaatactAATATGACATATAtcattatttaaatttaaatggatAAAAGAttaatagaaagaaagaaaattaaaTGGATAAAAGGATTGATAAAAACAACcaaggaggatatttaatttgtAATTTTCATTTACCGATTTAAGAAACAATTAGGAAAATCTGATGATAATATACGTGGCACACAATTAATTGACAGTGACATAAGAAACATTCACTGCCAATCACTCGAACATCATCTTCCCATGAACATCTAAACTTTCCAAAAAGCCACACAATTAGAATCCAAAACAAAAATGGCGGGGGTTTCAGCAAAACCACTCTCTGCTTTATCCATTTCCTCAATCCCCAAAATCGCTGCTAACTCCGAACAATCCCCAAACaggattagggtttcaagtaACGCAATTTGTTCTACTTCATTCGGTCTCAGATATAGAAGCATCAACAATCGATGCAATGGTAGAAACAGGATAAACAGATTAAACGCAGCTGGATTAACTGATATCGAACCTGACCTGAATGAAGATCCTGTCGATAGGTGGGAGAACAGTGGCATTAGTGATGTATGTTTCCTTCTCGAATTTCATCTTCCATTTAGAATTGATCTGCTTAAGATTTCTCGATTCCCAAATCAATTAAATTTTTGCTGATGAGGTTTTACATCGTCGTTGATTGTTGTTGAAAATCTTTCAGATACtatttctttctttatttttttcatgAAGAAAATTTAAGGAAAAATTGTGGAACGAAATTAAAGATAAGAATTTAAGAAATTAGTGTGAATGAGAGAAAATATACAATATTGGTTTCGCTTTTGATCACTCTATATTTAGTTGTGTATATGATGGCATATAATAACCAATTTTGGTGTTGGATTAGGATGATTTTGTCTATGGAAAGTATGATGGACACCACACATACAATGAAGGAGATGACAAATGTAAGAAAATTTATGTGAATTAATAATTGTTCAATTTGTTTTGATTACTTATCCTTtgttatttataataaaaatatatttctacatgcCCTTATATCTCATTTTACACTTACAGCAACATTTTGGGGATCAATAGCAGAAGATTATGCAGCAGTCGACCCTCCCACTGGTTTCCAAGGTACATCTTATAGCTAGTTTTGTATTTTTCCAAAgttcagggaccatttttgtcatTCTTACTTTTCTTGGTAAAcgataatttcatttttttttttctttgaaaggCTAACCTAACAACACCTATTCCACCTATACAAAATAAAGTCTCTATtctattattaaatttgaccaatTTACATAAAGCATAAGTAACTACAAAAGGTTGACGATAATGGTCCCTTAGATTATAGATAAATACAAAATTAGCTATAAGTATACTGAATGAACAAACTAACATTGCATTCCTTAGGTCTCATTTCATGGCTATTTCTTCCTGCTGTTGCTCTTGGGATGTACCTCAATGTTCCGGTTAGATTGCCACTAaacttttcttttttaaaaagagTTTCTAAATCCATTAAAACAACTTGAAAATAAATTGTTGCCAAATATAgatcttttttttttatgtaaaagaCATTAATGACCTTTGTTATATTTATTGACCATGGAAAAGTCTATGAATAATATACATTACAGGGAGAATATTTGTACATTGGAGCCGCGATATTCGTTGTAGTATTTTGCATAATTGAGATGGATAAACCAAGTGAAGCGTACAACTTTGAGCCACAAATATATAACATGGAAAAAGGTTCTCGAGACAAGTTAATATCGGACTACAACACGATGGATATTTGGGACTTCAATGAAAAATATGGTGATCTTTGGGATTTTACTGTgaccaaagatgatatcatgaAAAGATAGATTATCATATTCTATGTAAAAAGCAAGTCCCATTTCTATAGAAACTCATCTCATGTATTTGAAGTCGCGAAAACATGATAGTCATCTTGTATACATGTAGTTTTGCAAAGATATGTAATGTATATTTTTGGTTGCAATTGATGTTCTATTTATCGTACATGTGATTTTCCATTTGAACTTATTGATGCTTCGAAAACTAAGGCTGCAGATTTGGCTTCAGGGTAGTTAGACATGACAATCCGAGACACGAATATACGAATCTATGAGTGACACGACACGAATACATCTTGAAAACTGAGATAAAGCTTATTTCTCTTCGTGTATTCGTATCATGTGAAATTCGTGGTTGACACGTTTTCatgacacgaatacacgaattGCCAAGTCTAAAGGTAGTTATGATGCCATTGTGGTGTAGACTGCAGACAACTGTGGTAGGTTTTCATTACTCAAACACCGCAGATGCAATACCCGGTACCCAATGTGTGTAACATCCCGTTTGTTTAAAACCAATTGTTCCAAAATACATTTGTTTAAAACTTAGAGTAATTTAATAAACGTGGAATCTCCATGGCTACTGATGAATTTGTACAGTCGTACCTTCACCTTTCCATAATCGTCACTGGtacttaaaaaacatttaatccacaattataagacaaagcttagtgagttcacccaaAATACCAGACACCACAATatacatacaatgcatgcacaccAGGCCCACAACATAAAGACTGGATTGATCCCGGGCCCACAACATGAAgtctggattacccctgagcctacAAGTTAAAACTGGAAGCCCCCCAGCCCAACCCTTAGCCTAAGACTCGATTCCTCCTAATCCCACAACTAAAGACTAGATTGCCCCCACCTGGCCT includes:
- the LOC111877040 gene encoding photosynthetic NDH subunit of subcomplex B 5, chloroplastic, with the protein product MAGVSAKPLSALSISSIPKIAANSEQSPNRIRVSSNAICSTSFGLRYRSINNRCNGRNRINRLNAAGLTDIEPDLNEDPVDRWENSGISDDDFVYGKYDGHHTYNEGDDKSTFWGSIAEDYAAVDPPTGFQGLISWLFLPAVALGMYLNVPGEYLYIGAAIFVVVFCIIEMDKPSEAYNFEPQIYNMEKGSRDKLISDYNTMDIWDFNEKYGDLWDFTVTKDDIMKR